CTTtattgcctcggcacgagtggatgcttatgcaGTGGTcgcttttaacatgattcggctactTGAACTTAatacaccaaaaaaaaatttcaggatTAGCTTGTAAAAACTTCATACTCTTAtatcactgtctctttttgagcctttatgcGATTGTGAGTTTcacattctactctccatagccctttAATGTTTCTAGCttatgcaaatgctttgtgatatGCTTcagaaagctcattaggtttgcatatcCATGCATTTCATAGAgctttgtccttgatgtttccattgccaaagggggagaaaatgtgCACTAAATCACATAGAAGAGGAATCCTGAATtctgtgcattcatcaaggggaagCTTTCGCGTTTGGCTTGTCTCTTCCTCTCTTCGAGCTTTTGCTATCTTTCTTATTctaagtgacatattttgcttttttttaagtttttggtcacttggatgagcttctcttgttgaaagttttcaaatcaaaatatttgtgctttgagggttgtcaatgcacttatCAAAGGAGagactgagaaaccaagttgaaatgtgcattggtttatatgtgatgagtgattgataatgttgctatttttgtttcttgatttgtGAGATAGCATAAGCATATATATGTATTGCAAATATTATCttggctaaccaaagttgtagagaatATGGAGTTGACGTGTTTGACTCTGAGTCtgggaaaattgtacacgcctGATGATCCAGCGGTGGGGATTTTGAACACGTTGGAAGGTCCAGTGTTCAGATGTGtttcacaccggagtatttcatCCCAGAGGCAAaaaatgaagtatacaccgcatggtccgatgatgaaatGATGgacacgccggagcatttcttgcagagagtttgCAAGACGGCTGGTACAGAGAagaagtacacgccggatggtccgacaatgAGATGATggacacaccagagcattttttgcagagatATTGCAAGATGGCCTATCTGACGGATcgaactcaccagatagtccagcgTCCAAGAGGTGTATGCACCGAAACATCCGACGttcatgaattttttgagaTATGTTTTAACTGAGGACTTTGGTTATGGACTATTCTATAATGGAAttagagatatatgtttgcttgtctcatatgtgtgcaggtgatggatgcaacttcaCAGTCGACGGCGAGATGATTGGGGCTAAATGGGGTGCTTGGTGTTGGACAATCGAGGAGGCCagacgaagtcaagggtgatcctaactgtgcatgtggaggtcaagaaaAGCATGTGGaaatggatgaagatgatgtgttgaaaaaatcaagcgaaggggatacccgtgtaagtgataaggcggtccgagagatcgggagcgggagagacttgctgatgatcaagatcacaagacggagtacacatgtcgatattgggatgcttgcttaagACGTAAGCAAGTGACAGTAAATCATTCTTTGAGAAGAGTAGAGGCGATTTcatggtttggtctcaaaatcataGAATAATGGAGTGTATGTGGTATTATCGTGAAGAGTGcgttgaggtgaagctaagtaATGAAGAAACTACGAATGTTTGATGAACGAAACGAAAATTAGATGAAAATACCCGTGTGGTATGTAAGAGGCCATTAAAAGAGAGATGTATTTTgagaacaagaaaatttaaggATGAAACAACCTCACTAGACCTATAATAGAGATGTAGGGTTGTGTGGGAGGTCTAAGCCCaccatttgagtttgtatgcttagattttagaggagagaaaagagGAGTGTTTAGTCTATATGTAGATGAGATATTTTGAAAGTAAAACTACCTTATAATCTGTCTAAAAGAAGATTGACTTTTGCATAAAATGAAGTGCAAGAAAACATATATTTACTACCCACGAATTTTCAGGTTGTCGAGATAATCCAGTAAACGTCTTCCCTAACTACTAGTCCACCCATTTCTTTTTACAACAGGACGTGCTGTATTTCGAGACGGAGGTTGTAAAACCGACCTCTCTAATTTTATATCCCTGATTATATTGTACACATTTACACAGCTACGTGAAATCAGCACAAGATTGTGTGCGACGTCATGCACGTTTCGAGATTATTTAAGGTAATGCACCCGCTTGCAGGTAGTAGGTAACTGTTATAATCGATCGACCTGGTCAGAGTTGCAGCGATGAAACAGGAGCTTACCATGCATGCAGACCAAAGACCATATCAACTACTGCCGCGTGCGCGCGTGCGCGCGCGTAGAAGCAGCACGTACGCGACGAAGGCGGCCGGAGAAGCCAGCAGCAGCGCGCGCGCACCCACAAGCTCTATATAATGCAAGCACGCTTCCGTTTCACGTTCCATCGCACCTCATCCACTGCAGCCTGCATAATCATTGGCTCATTCTCCTCCTCGCCCTCTTCCGATCCGATCACCGGTCAGTTCGTTCCTTGCTCGTAGACGCGTCGGCGAGTGGACAGCCATGTCGCCGTCCAGGAGCTCTTCTTGGCCTGCTCCGCTGATCCTCTCCGTTCTTCTCGTGTGCACCGCCAATGGTGACCATCTCTCCGTCAGATACTACGACAAGACCTGCCCCAGCGCGCAGCACATCGTGCAGTCCGTGCTGTCATCGAAGGTCGCCGCCGAGCCGTCCATGGCCCCTGCCGTGCTCCGCCTcttcttccacgactgcttcgtcaaCGTACGTACCAATTTCACTGTTCTTTCCACTAGATAATCACGAATTTTCTATACATTGCAACTAAATTAAATTTTCTGCTGTTCGCGGCTGACACGACAGGGGTGCGATGGCTCCGTCCTCCTGGACCGCACGCCCTTCTTCTTGAGCGAGAAGGAGGCCGAGCCCAACGACTCCCTTCGAGGCTTCGACGTGATAGACGAGATCAAGTCCCACCTCGAGCACGCCTGCCCGGccaccgtctcctgcgccgacattCTCGCCCTCGCTTCCCGCGACGCCGTCGCTCTGCTCGGGGGCCCCGCATGGAACGTGCCGCTCGGCAGGAAGGACTCTCGCTACGTCAACATGTCCGCCGCCATGTACGACCTTCCCAGCCCGCACGACAACGTCGCTGCCCTAATCACCTTGTTCGGGGAGTACGGCCTGGACGCGCAAGACATGGCAGCTCTCTCCGGCGCGCACACCGTTGGGACGGCACGGTGCCACCAATTCAGGGAACGCGTGTATGGCTAcgacggcgagggcggcgcTGACATCGACCCTGCCTTCGCGGAACTCCGCCGGAAGACGTGCCAGGCCGGTGACAACGCCGCGGCGCCGTTCGACGAGCAGACGCCAACGAGGTTCGACAACGCCTACTACAGGGACCTTGTCGCGCGCCGCGGTCTCCTCACCTCCGACCAGGCTCTCTACGGCTGCGGTGGTCCGCTGGACCATCTGGTCGAGACGTACAGCATGGACGCCGAGGCGTTCTCCCGGGACTTCgccaaggcgatggtgaagatgGGGAACATACCCCCGCCACCGGGCATGCCGGTGGAGGTGAGGCTCAGCTGTAGAAAGGTCAACTATTGATGATATGACGTCAATGCAATCGAAACGTGTTGGGTTCAATTAATACATGTGTATTTCcatttaataaataataaataaaaatgttGTTGAAGAAATGTAATTGAATTACTTTTCGTTTATTTGATTTGTAAtgttgaaattaatttttttttctgcgtGTCAGTTGGTGAATGATGATGGTTTTCTCGTTTGTACTATGTTGGTCTTTACTGGGTTTTTATTTGCACGCTCAACGAAAAAGCATTTACGTCATTATAATCATGGATATGTATCTGGTTTTCAAGGGGAAGTGATAAAACGCTAAGGCCACTCCTAATACTTTAGTTTTTGTTAGAAATAAGCTTCTAATACATGATGTTTATATGTTGCAGGGTTTCAAAATTCATAGATATTCAATCGTGTTTAGTGATATTCGATCAATTCCATACACACTTAATTCTGAAATCAATCggttttttaaatttgaatttaaaaaattcaaaaaatataaaaagtcacaaaaatcctaaaaatactagagacgaTTTTAAaactttctatatttttttcaaaaataatatcatttgcatcatattttatagggagaaatttttttaaaaaagaaaaaagttgaaacgtgcagctcatttattaactcatgttagaACATATTTCTGTGTATGGTGTACCTTAGGAGGAActataaaattggtttcacttcatttagagtgaTATTaatttttccataatttttacaaagttcacaagcgtaaagtgaacatattaagaaacaacaatgtaattaatatttttatgtCTACcactatttttcctacataaagtatagtataagtaaactaataaaagtagtttcactaattttgaagtGTGATttgttagttatgaattaatctagctgcaacatatttactcaatcctgcatgtGCAATAACTATTTCATTAGTTCGTGTATTCTTAAAAGAtataagatcatgtaagaagactaacaaaattggtttcatgattttggattatcaaataattaactatacatttaactaggtttagcaagtatattttctcacataaaatatacaactttttcatgagtataagTACTTTTACCATGTAgataatgttacaaggaaatcaacaaaatttgtttcattttattttaaGCTCATATGAATTATtatcgattttacaaggttgagctattttttggtttttcttgaGCTTTACTAAAATTCAATAAAACCGACTGGTTTTCAATGGAATTTGAGCCGTTTATTGATCACAAACGAAATACCGGAAATTCAGTTGAATTCGGTCAGTTACCAAATGGTCGATTTGCTTTAATTTTGTCTCCGATTTATAAGTTTGACCGAGTTAATTTGGCCAAACTTTCCGATATTCATGAATTTCAGAAAATCGCTGGGTCCCAGTTTTCGGATCTCAAATGAATTTATAAACCTTGCTCACAAGACAATTGATGATTGCATGTGGTATCATCAAAACTATCATTTTGGTCATGTGACCAACTGTGTTGCTTTAGGGGGAGATGAGGGGTGAGTAGTGCTTGTGTCATGGAGGGTGCAGAGGATCAAATGTGGGGTAGACAGCATAAGGAAGAAACTGTAGCGCCCCAATACGATGTCTTATATCATAGATGACTCAACTAGCTAGTTTCTTCCACAAGAAACAAGCTCTATCTCTCTCATCTTTAAATAGCTTGCCACATCAACTCCAAATTTTTTATGTACATCAAATAATCTGGTGAGTGCACTGGATGATTGCATAAGAAGATTGGGTCTCTAGGATTTCTCAAGTTATGTGCACTGGATGTTCCAATGATCATCGGAGGTTATTACCAGAGCAGTTGTGCAGAGAGCATGTTTTGATGTAGTCCATGAGGTACATGCACCAGATGAATTCATCGGAGGATAGCATCAAATGTTCTGGTGTGCATCAAAGGTACTCAACGGAGGATTTTGTGTAGAGCCACTGTTTTTTGGAGGTCTTAGACAATATATACACTAGATGTTCCAATGTTTGCATCCAAATTTCATTGGATCTTTTGGTTAGTGTGGTCGTacaataacggctagtttcaAAACTCAATGGACTTATGTGCATCGGATGTTGTGATGTAGTGGATTAAGACAAATGGATCATTCGATGCTCATTGTTTTTCTGGCTCGAGGGGGTAACATCTAGTTTGGCCCTTGGAGCTATAAATTTGTCACCCTCTATTACTTAAAGACTCTCTTGACTAGTTGGTGAGTCTATTTACATCATTGAATAGAgaacaagaataagaagaagcaCTTGAGTGATTTGTAAGCTCCCTAATTGTAAGATTAAGAACAACATTAGAGCTAGAAGAGTAGCTAGTGTGCATTCATCCATCTCTTTGGCTTAGTTTAGGTCAAGTGAGGTCCTTAGTTTATTTCTCTTAGTGATATGCGTCACCTAGATGGTTTTGTGGCGAGTTCTAGGTAAGCTTCATTGGAGAAGACAATGTTAAAGCCCCAAGAAGGAGATGTGCCAGTCTGGAGTCCACTAATCAGGAGTGGAGAAGGACTTCCACCTAAAGAGTGCTTGGTTCCTTGCACAGGACCAATAGTGAGCTACACTGTTGCATGGGTGCTCCAATTAGAACTAGTGCGGAGCACCaactctctaatatcttagaaaaaaataagcCTTCCTTGTAACTCTTCTTTACAATGAGTATTTACATTTCTAGGATTtcaattcttgcaatttacattccacattttttttagaattgcCTTGCTAGAATAGGTTTGGAACTAGATTGCAAAACTTTTGTGTGTTATCATATACACACTATAAACCTTAATTTGTAATGTTGAAAATAAACTTTTGTGAACTGCGAGTCAATAGGTAatgttttttttcatttgttcCAAGTTGGTCTTTGGTGGTTTCTTGTTTGCACGCTcaatgaaaaataatttgcacCATTATAATCATGGACATGTATCTAGATTGCGAGGGGAAGTGATAAAGCGCTAACATATTTGATTTGAATGTTTGACCACGCAACATTCATAATTGTGTCCTTTTAAAACATTAAAATAAAAAGTAGGAACGATAAAAATAATATGGTCTTCCTATTtgtaagaaacaaaaaaaattgcgGTTAAATGAATTATTTCTAAACTGttatcactactatagaatcgTCCTTATATGGTGactcatcactgccagttcctaataggccgacagtgatgggacgtcactgccggttcataagttGCATGGCCGATGGCTTGTACCACTAGCTGACAGTGATGtccaactatcactgtcggtcggtgGCTTCAGCTGGCAATGATGCCCAGCTctatcatcactgccggctaaagccACCGATCAGCAATGATAGCTAGACATCACTGTTGGCTGGTGGTATGAGCCAATAAATGATGTGTATAGTATAAAACAGTGGCCCTCCCCGTCACCAAGCCCGAGCACAACACCGCCTTCTTTTGCCTCGGCGATCTTCCTCGCCTCATCCACTTTTACCCAACTGAGCCACTACAAACTCCGGAGTCCCTCTCCACCATAGTTTCGCTGACAAGTAGCGCTGCTACCTTAGCCCCGCCATTGGGATCCAATCCTGTGACCCTCTAAGATGATGTCCAGTAGCTCCAAATCAATACAAAGCTCCACTGCACCATCCTTTGCCATTTTCCCTAGGCTGCTTCGCCCTCTCCTTGTCGGAGCCACCGAGCCCAAGTCCATCTTCCCCAACACTGGTGTGATCCTCCATGTCTTCACCAGGGAACCCCGCTTGCATGACTTCTCCTCCCAAATCAAAGCAATGGTGAGCTTTCCCTTGCATCAAGCACATAATTAGAGAGTGATCAGTGCTTATAGgactagagagagtgttgctaggtgattgctacttagagagtggatcaaggagtgatccaatcgtgtaccaagtgatacgccggtaccttggagtcttggtgactcgccggcaagcttgttgaccctccgtcttggtgtggagcggcggcaagatgATTATACGGGGACAcaaagacccttgtcttggtggctcaagctccgaagtgatcatgacggcaaggaaccagaagagaggctagtggtgagaccttaccttggtggcttggtggtcaTCTAgatggaggccttatctttgtgacttggtggctcaagaactATGATCGGGTGTCGaccaagagcatatcctttgtggagctccaatgtggactaggggcgGTATTCATGACATCGATACCACAGataaaatcccttatgccgagtttgctctctctaaattatttatgtttccgtatttatattcttgcaatttacattcttagataggttgcgagtgctttgatcggtagagtagatacattaaataaaactagagcacatttagatataaatttaCCTTCCTGTGTTGCTTTTGGAGCTGAAATTGGTcaaagtgtcctaattcatgccctcttaggacgtcatcgatcccttcACTGTCACTATTTTCTTCCCCTTAGTTGTATCGGCTTGCTCTGGCTGAATCAACACTCTTTTACCCTCAAAATTCATCATATTCAAAGGATAAGGCTTTTTGTCTATCTCATGCCCCCCTGTCATTGGATAGGTGGCAAATTTCAATCGACCTTCATTAATAGCCGATTATAATTACTTGTAAAAcacattgcaatcattagtgCTATGAGTATACAAATTTTGTCTTTTGCAATATGAGCACTCTTTTAACATTTCATGAGATAGCATAACATGATGATCAGGTAATCAATCTGATCACACTTGGTAAAATCAAATGTATACCTTTTCCTTCTTAGCTAATTCTTTTGTGGAAATGGCTTCAAAGCTAAACAAACGAAGAGTTTAGATTTGATATCTACCCATTCGGCTacatatttatttgtatttcCTTTGTCCCATATCTTAATACTACATTAATATCAGTCTCTTCAAATTATTTTAGCCTCGACCTCGTATCTCTAAATCCAAAATAATCACAAAACTTATGCCGTATTCGTGACCAAGTGTCTAGCAAGTAACCCATACGAATACAATGCCTAGCAAAGATGATGGGAATAATTCTAACTTTAATATATTACTATTACCGGCCTTCCCATATGATGCAATAACTCGGCCAACAAATTCCACAGTTATCTACTATCCTTACTCATGAATTTTGTAAGCTCTAGCACTTTAAAACCCCACAGGTATGGGACTGCATTATCAAAATCAGAGTATGGTCTTCTGTATATAGATATTGCATTATCAAGTTCTATTTCGAATTCCCCTTGCAACATACTATCAATTTGTTTATTCATATTACCTTGTCCATTCAATCTTTCAGAATCATTAAGCATACAATCACTAAAAAATTTATCTATCAAAACTATAAATTCAGATTGTGGAGCAGGTAACGTAGGTGCAAATTGTACCTCTTTTAGCAGGGTATCAATGGATGGAAACTCCTTTATCTTAATGACACCTTGCTTTGTTTTCCGATAGCACGAAAGCAGCTTCTTCCATCGTTTTTGCAATTCTGCTTCAGTTGCGCTATGATCCCTTGTTATTTCTTCAAGAACCGAGCTACCATGTTGCTTGACTATGCTAGCATTAGAACTACTATGGTTTCTTTGCTCACCAAGTGGGCTATCAACCAAATACTTTTCGTGTTCGGCTATGTATTGTTGCACACCACAGCTTGCATCCAAATTTTGCGATACCCCATTGAGAACACTAGTATGCTTTCCCAAAATACTACCTTATTGCTTCTGACCACTTTCAGGCTTTGTATGTTGCTCGGCCATAGGCCGAATTTGTGTGCCACTAGCTTGCTCTTGCACCCTAAAAGCGTTCGGTTGTGATGTATCTAGTTTGATCTTGTACGATAAAGACattttatctttatttttaacGACATCCGAACTACTCTTTTTTCGGTTGTATTTACTATGATCATgctatcttctttctttttatcaGTGTGGCCATCTATGAATGTATTAACGTCCCCCTCTGAAGCATGTAAATGTTTGGCTATACCAACTTCTATAACATCATGACCCTCATAGCTACTATTCTATTTTTCATCCGGGATCACCCCTTCTCCATGCACAAAACTAATTTTAGCCGACACCTTTTCAACAATTGCCGGCTTTTGTTCCTCTAAACTCGAATTTTAATTATAGGAACTAAAAATCTCATATATCGAATTCATGAGTTGTTTTCTACCTTCATACCCCCAAAGATATTTCACACATCCTACGTGCTTCCTCTCTATTCATATCAGGTTGCCCCCCAATACTTTTAGGTTCTATGTGTTGCTCGGCCGTGGGCCAAGTAGGCATGGAATCAATTTGTTGTTCTgacttaaaaaaatatgcttgGATGTCTGATAAGAATATGACATTGTGGACTGCACATATGGCATATTTTGTTTGGGGCACTAAAATAGCTTTCCGGCGATGAACTATAAGGAATACCAGAACATTGGGGTGGGGTAGAGGATACACTATATGCTACGGTATTGTATGGAGGCACATGCATACTTGCTGAATTCTAATCTATTCAGCTATAATCATCGTATGGAATCGAATTATATGCATTAGGTGTTGCATATGGTGCTGAAAAAGTAAGGTGTATGTAACGTcatgattttcagaatttataattttttaaaattttctaagattattgaatagcttcaccagtagcataggtttaaaacctatttttcttAATCAACCAATCAATATAAGTTactattttatgtgcattgcatactgagttttgttaggtgctaggtaaatgcattagagttctttttctttttctttctctttagtgttttgagtgaaaaaaaatttgaaaatgtttttacaaaactctgtagtaaactagttaaggatcttaatggttggaattcaaaatctttgaattcttcatctattcaatccttgatcatacctgatccttctctagtttaattgaaatcttatccaaatccttgtttaaagccaatctctcatctttctcaaattctacccaaattcaaattcaaattccttatctgctcctatttttgttcaacctcatttttcgtttctcttaaattcactccaaacttaattcaaattcaaactctattcaaatttctctacaaaagttgcttttctaaaaccctagatattcGTAAGGTGCCATTAGACTCAATCCTACCAAAGCTCAAGCCCTTGGCtagcacacaagtcatctagaaggtcCAATataaaggatccatgaaatctgcaaattttcataGAATCCTGGATAGCCATATTTTCcttgaagtttcggagttcaaaacagcctcaaatgcaatcttaacaataccaaagttgtagggtCGAGAGCATCGATTTGAACATAAtgaaagtccccttttggataatggagctaggagttatggcccctgaaatcagtgctgcgtagataagtttgagttcaaacagtttatcttgtggtgcatttttgaaaatcaagatgtcgtttttagaagttccaatgaatactaaagttgtagatattctcaagtactacaatttagagtctagaaacgtccaatttagagtccggacgatagagatatcatcctcgaaataaagagctacgaaaaaggaaatcctaaccgactcgaactcaaatccgattcgtatctggcttggactccacctcaaccagccacccctagccctataaataggagttgcacgcCCATttctacccctattccatgcccccaggCCATAGATGCCGCTGCTGCCCAGTCTGTGCACCGTCGtttgccggagccgccgccgcccgtgatgcgatACGTCGTCCCCTGCGCAAATCCTCCTTCAAcgaccatcgaagcaaggtgatgaccctttcttctccttccttactactgttttaccatcatactaagtacCTAACCAAGCCCTAGTCCCGACCAAAGCCCGATGTACGCCACCACAGTCGTCATGGACATTCTTGTCatcaccgattggcatcgatgttcccggctGACTAGAGGTCAAATTGTCAAGCCATTTTACCAgtacatgtcccatgatgttccccacaccctcaccaaccaggttggctagtagagcagccaaaccactgGAATCAAGTTCGACATACCCGTTGtctggtttctggacgcgttctgcgcgcgcaccggatttgcattcgcgttccccacCAATTtgaaagccatatggatgcactAACCACGTCACAGTGTGttccatcgagtcttctacgtgaaaTTAAGAGCCCAttcccgtttgtgcagcgacacgaccggaACACaattgccaaccacaacatgtCTCAACCGTCACCCATCTTATCTCcgctgattgttcttcctctcagggggtgatctaccaaaacccatgatgtagcattgtgttcccaggaaatATGAATGTCTCGGTTCATACGGTTtcttaaatttcatagccaatctcctgaaacgtgagcatcttcattgctgagtctgttcgcggtcaccaccaaacctagcagcagtcattgctgttttgccgctacctcggatgaccccttccaaaaccaactatactgctgagttagtctttctgcaTTTTACACTATGTTtacctc
The sequence above is drawn from the Phragmites australis chromosome 10, lpPhrAust1.1, whole genome shotgun sequence genome and encodes:
- the LOC133931273 gene encoding peroxidase P7-like, with the translated sequence MSPSRSSSWPAPLILSVLLVCTANGDHLSVRYYDKTCPSAQHIVQSVLSSKVAAEPSMAPAVLRLFFHDCFVNGCDGSVLLDRTPFFLSEKEAEPNDSLRGFDVIDEIKSHLEHACPATVSCADILALASRDAVALLGGPAWNVPLGRKDSRYVNMSAAMYDLPSPHDNVAALITLFGEYGLDAQDMAALSGAHTVGTARCHQFRERVYGYDGEGGADIDPAFAELRRKTCQAGDNAAAPFDEQTPTRFDNAYYRDLVARRGLLTSDQALYGCGGPLDHLVETYSMDAEAFSRDFAKAMVKMGNIPPPPGMPVEVRLSCRKVNY